A region of Pseudomonas sp. PDM14 DNA encodes the following proteins:
- the rpsT gene encoding 30S ribosomal protein S20 — protein MANTPSAKKRAKQAEKRRSHNASLRSMVRTYIKNVVKALDAKDLDKAKTAYTLAVPVIDRMADKGIIHKNKAARHKGRLNGHIKALSQAAA, from the coding sequence GTGGCCAATACACCTTCTGCCAAAAAACGCGCAAAACAGGCTGAGAAGCGTCGTAGCCACAATGCCAGCCTGCGCTCGATGGTTCGTACCTACATCAAGAACGTGGTCAAGGCTCTCGACGCCAAAGACCTGGACAAAGCCAAAACCGCCTACACCCTGGCTGTGCCGGTAATCGACCGTATGGCCGACAAAGGCATCATCCACAAGAACAAAGCTGCTCGCCACAAAGGCCGCCTCAACGGTCACATCAAGGCGCTGAGCCAAGCTGCCGCCTAA
- the murJ gene encoding murein biosynthesis integral membrane protein MurJ: MNLLKSLAAVSSLTMLSRVLGFVRDTIIARMFGAGVASDAFVVAFKLPNLLRRIFAEGAFSQAFVPILAEYRTQQGEEAARTFVAYVCGLLTLVLALVTLIGILAAPWIVWISAPGFADEAERFSLTTDLLRLTFPYILLISLSSLAGAVLNTWNRFSVPAFVPTLLNVSMIVFALFLSPYFDPPIMALGWAVLVGGLLQLLYQLPHLKKIGMLVLPRLKWRDAGVWRVLKLMGPAIFGVSVSQISLIINTIFASFLVAGSVSWMYYADRLMELPSGVLGVALGTILLPALAKTYASADRDEYSRLLDWGLRLCFLLVLPCALALAILAEPLTVALFQYGKFTGQDALMTQQALIAYSVGLLGIILVKILAPGFYAQQNIRTPVRIAIVSLLATQAMNVLFVFVIPLAHAGLALSIGLAACLNAGLLYWQLRKADMFQPQVGWGVFIGKLLLAVVAMVAVLLLAMHYMPAWDEGGMLLRLLRLGALVVAGVVVYFGVLLLLGFRLRDFARRSLA; this comes from the coding sequence ATGAACCTGCTCAAATCGCTGGCGGCTGTCAGCTCCCTGACCATGTTGTCCCGCGTGCTCGGCTTCGTGCGCGATACCATCATTGCCCGCATGTTCGGCGCAGGCGTGGCGTCTGACGCCTTCGTGGTCGCCTTCAAGCTGCCCAACCTGCTGCGCCGGATCTTCGCCGAGGGGGCGTTCTCCCAGGCGTTCGTGCCGATCCTCGCGGAGTACAGGACCCAGCAGGGTGAGGAGGCTGCGCGTACCTTCGTCGCCTACGTCTGTGGCTTGCTGACCCTGGTGCTGGCGCTGGTTACCCTGATCGGCATTCTCGCTGCGCCGTGGATCGTCTGGATCTCGGCGCCCGGTTTTGCCGACGAGGCCGAGCGTTTCAGTCTGACCACCGACCTGTTGCGCCTGACCTTTCCTTATATATTGCTGATCTCGCTGTCGTCGCTGGCCGGGGCGGTGCTCAATACCTGGAACCGGTTCTCGGTGCCGGCCTTCGTGCCGACCCTGCTCAACGTCAGCATGATCGTCTTTGCCCTGTTCCTCTCGCCGTACTTCGACCCGCCGATCATGGCGCTGGGCTGGGCGGTGCTGGTGGGCGGGCTGCTGCAATTGCTCTACCAGCTGCCACACCTGAAGAAGATCGGCATGCTCGTGCTGCCACGCTTGAAGTGGCGCGATGCCGGCGTGTGGCGCGTGCTGAAGCTGATGGGGCCGGCGATTTTCGGTGTCTCGGTCAGTCAGATCTCGCTGATCATCAACACCATTTTCGCCTCGTTCCTGGTCGCTGGTTCGGTGTCGTGGATGTATTACGCCGATCGCCTGATGGAGCTGCCGTCCGGTGTGCTCGGCGTGGCGCTGGGCACCATCCTCCTGCCGGCGCTGGCGAAAACCTATGCCAGTGCTGATCGTGACGAATACTCGCGCCTGCTCGACTGGGGGCTGCGTCTGTGCTTCCTGCTGGTGCTGCCGTGCGCGCTGGCCCTGGCGATTCTCGCCGAACCGCTGACCGTGGCGCTGTTCCAGTACGGCAAGTTCACCGGCCAGGACGCGCTGATGACCCAGCAGGCGCTGATTGCCTATTCGGTCGGCCTGCTCGGCATCATCCTGGTGAAGATCCTCGCGCCCGGTTTCTACGCCCAGCAGAACATCCGTACCCCGGTGCGCATCGCCATCGTCAGCCTGCTGGCGACCCAGGCGATGAACGTGCTGTTCGTCTTCGTGATCCCTCTGGCCCACGCCGGTCTGGCCCTGTCGATCGGCCTGGCGGCTTGCCTGAACGCCGGTTTGCTCTACTGGCAGTTGCGCAAGGCGGACATGTTCCAGCCGCAAGTCGGGTGGGGCGTGTTCATCGGCAAGCTACTGCTGGCGGTGGTGGCGATGGTGGCGGTGCTGCTGCTGGCCATGCACTACATGCCGGCCTGGGATGAGGGCGGCATGCTCCTGCGCCTGTTGCGCCTCGGCGCGCTGGTGGTGGCGGGCGTGGTGGTGTATTTCGGCGTATTGCTGCTGCTGGGCTTTCGCCTGCGTGACTTCGCCCGGCGCAGTCTGGCCTGA
- the ribF gene encoding bifunctional riboflavin kinase/FAD synthetase: MQLVRGLHNLLPLTQGCVATIGNFDGVHRGHQAILARLRERAIELGVPSCVVIFEPQPREFFGPDTAPARLTRLREKLELLAEQGVDRVLCLAFNRRLRELSATEFVRQVLVEGLHVKHLEVGDDFRFGCDRSGDFGFLVQAGAEHDFSVEAAMTVELDGDRVSSTRVRQALQAGELELAERLLGRPFALAGRVLHGQKLARQLGTPTANVQLKRRIAPLRGVYLVSALVDGRRYHGVANIGQRPSVAGDGKPHLEVHLLEFAGDLYGQRLTVIFHHKLRDEQRFASLEALKSAIDADVAAARAYWLGQPLD, from the coding sequence ATGCAGCTGGTCCGAGGCCTCCACAATCTGCTACCCCTCACCCAGGGATGCGTTGCCACCATCGGTAATTTCGATGGCGTGCACCGTGGGCACCAGGCGATTCTCGCTCGTTTACGCGAGCGTGCCATCGAGCTGGGCGTACCCAGCTGCGTGGTGATTTTTGAGCCGCAGCCGCGGGAATTTTTCGGTCCGGATACTGCACCGGCACGCCTGACTCGCTTGCGCGAGAAGCTTGAGCTGTTGGCCGAGCAGGGTGTCGATCGGGTGTTGTGTCTTGCATTCAACCGCCGTCTGCGCGAGCTGTCGGCGACCGAGTTCGTGCGTCAGGTGCTGGTCGAGGGGCTGCATGTGAAGCACCTCGAGGTCGGTGACGACTTCCGCTTCGGTTGCGACCGTTCCGGGGATTTCGGGTTTCTCGTGCAGGCCGGTGCCGAGCACGACTTCAGCGTCGAGGCGGCGATGACCGTCGAGCTCGATGGTGATCGCGTCAGCAGTACCCGCGTGCGCCAGGCCTTGCAGGCCGGGGAGCTGGAACTGGCCGAGCGTTTGCTAGGCCGCCCGTTCGCACTGGCCGGTCGGGTGTTGCACGGGCAGAAGCTGGCGCGCCAACTGGGCACGCCGACGGCCAATGTGCAGCTCAAGCGCCGTATTGCGCCCCTGCGCGGGGTGTATCTGGTCAGTGCGCTGGTCGATGGCCGGCGTTATCACGGTGTGGCCAACATCGGTCAACGGCCTAGCGTCGCTGGCGATGGCAAGCCTCACCTGGAAGTGCACCTGCTGGAGTTCGCTGGCGACCTGTATGGTCAGCGCCTGACGGTGATCTTCCACCACAAGCTGCGCGATGAGCAGCGCTTCGCCTCCCTGGAGGCATTGAAGTCGGCGATAGATGCGGATGTTGCCGCCGCCCGGGCCTACTGGCTTGGCCAACCGCTTGATTGA